In Phacochoerus africanus isolate WHEZ1 chromosome 1, ROS_Pafr_v1, whole genome shotgun sequence, the following are encoded in one genomic region:
- the GPX8 gene encoding probable glutathione peroxidase 8 isoform X3 codes for MEPLTAYPLRCSGPKAKVALVVNVASDCQLTDRNYLALQELHKEFGPFHFSVLAFPCNQFGESEPRPSKEVLSFARNNYGVTFPIFHKIKILGSEAEPAFRFLVDSSKKEPRWNFWKYLVNPEGQVVKYWRPEEPIEVIRPEIAALIRQMIIKKKEDL; via the exons ATGGAGCCTCTCACAGCCTACCCTTTAAGATGTTCAGGGCCCAAAGCAAAG GTTGCACTAGTTGTAAACGTGGCTAGTGACTGCCAACTCACAGACAGAAATTACTTAGCACTGCAGGAACTGCACAAAGAGTTTGGACCATTCCACTTCAGCGTCTTGGCTTTTCCATGCAATCAGTTTGGAGAATCGGAGCCCCGCCCAAGCAAGGAAGTATTATCTTTTGCAAGAAATAACTACGGAGTAACATTCCCCATCTTCCACAAGATTAAGATTCTAGGATCTGAAGCAGAACCTGCATTTAGATTTCTTGTTG aTTCTTCAAAGAAGGAACCAAGGTGGAATTTCTGGAAGTATCTGGTCAACCCTGAGGGTCAAGTTGTGAAGTACTGGAGACCAGAGGAACCCATTGAAGTCATCAGGCCTGAAATAGCAGCTCTAATTAGACAAAtgatcataaaaaagaaagaggatctATGA
- the GPX8 gene encoding probable glutathione peroxidase 8 isoform X2, whose protein sequence is MTGASLSFLTFRYTEPVSSFSSSLNSSLLRRHSGIIQNGASHSLPFKMFRAQSKALQELHKEFGPFHFSVLAFPCNQFGESEPRPSKEVLSFARNNYGVTFPIFHKIKILGSEAEPAFRFLVDSSKKEPRWNFWKYLVNPEGQVVKYWRPEEPIEVIRPEIAALIRQMIIKKKEDL, encoded by the exons ATGACAGGCGCTAGTCTGTCCTTTCTGACTTTCCGTTACACTGAGCCGGTTTCAAGTTTCAGCTCCTCCTTGAATTCCAGCCTGTTGAGACGACACTCTGGAATCATCCAAAATGGAGCCTCTCACAGCCTACCCTTTAAGATGTTCAGGGCCCAAAGCAAAG CACTGCAGGAACTGCACAAAGAGTTTGGACCATTCCACTTCAGCGTCTTGGCTTTTCCATGCAATCAGTTTGGAGAATCGGAGCCCCGCCCAAGCAAGGAAGTATTATCTTTTGCAAGAAATAACTACGGAGTAACATTCCCCATCTTCCACAAGATTAAGATTCTAGGATCTGAAGCAGAACCTGCATTTAGATTTCTTGTTG aTTCTTCAAAGAAGGAACCAAGGTGGAATTTCTGGAAGTATCTGGTCAACCCTGAGGGTCAAGTTGTGAAGTACTGGAGACCAGAGGAACCCATTGAAGTCATCAGGCCTGAAATAGCAGCTCTAATTAGACAAAtgatcataaaaaagaaagaggatctATGA
- the GPX8 gene encoding probable glutathione peroxidase 8 isoform X4: MEPLTAYPLRCSGPKAKVFAVLLSMVLCTVMLFLLQLKFLKPKINSFYNFEVKDAKGRTVSLEKFKGKILQRRNQGGISGSIWSTLRVKL; encoded by the exons ATGGAGCCTCTCACAGCCTACCCTTTAAGATGTTCAGGGCCCAAAGCAAAGGTATTTGCAGTTTTGCTGTCTATGGTTCTCTGTACAGTAATGCTATTTCTTCTACAACTAAAATTCCTAAAACCTAAAATCAACAGCTTTTATAACTTTGAAGTGAAAGATGCAAAAGGAAGAACGGTTTCTCTGGAAAAGTTTAAAGGCAAA aTTCTTCAAAGAAGGAACCAAGGTGGAATTTCTGGAAGTATCTGGTCAACCCTGAGGGTCAAGTTGTGA
- the GPX8 gene encoding probable glutathione peroxidase 8 isoform X1, with protein sequence MEPLTAYPLRCSGPKAKVFAVLLSMVLCTVMLFLLQLKFLKPKINSFYNFEVKDAKGRTVSLEKFKGKVALVVNVASDCQLTDRNYLALQELHKEFGPFHFSVLAFPCNQFGESEPRPSKEVLSFARNNYGVTFPIFHKIKILGSEAEPAFRFLVDSSKKEPRWNFWKYLVNPEGQVVKYWRPEEPIEVIRPEIAALIRQMIIKKKEDL encoded by the exons ATGGAGCCTCTCACAGCCTACCCTTTAAGATGTTCAGGGCCCAAAGCAAAGGTATTTGCAGTTTTGCTGTCTATGGTTCTCTGTACAGTAATGCTATTTCTTCTACAACTAAAATTCCTAAAACCTAAAATCAACAGCTTTTATAACTTTGAAGTGAAAGATGCAAAAGGAAGAACGGTTTCTCTGGAAAAGTTTAAAGGCAAA GTTGCACTAGTTGTAAACGTGGCTAGTGACTGCCAACTCACAGACAGAAATTACTTAGCACTGCAGGAACTGCACAAAGAGTTTGGACCATTCCACTTCAGCGTCTTGGCTTTTCCATGCAATCAGTTTGGAGAATCGGAGCCCCGCCCAAGCAAGGAAGTATTATCTTTTGCAAGAAATAACTACGGAGTAACATTCCCCATCTTCCACAAGATTAAGATTCTAGGATCTGAAGCAGAACCTGCATTTAGATTTCTTGTTG aTTCTTCAAAGAAGGAACCAAGGTGGAATTTCTGGAAGTATCTGGTCAACCCTGAGGGTCAAGTTGTGAAGTACTGGAGACCAGAGGAACCCATTGAAGTCATCAGGCCTGAAATAGCAGCTCTAATTAGACAAAtgatcataaaaaagaaagaggatctATGA